In Leptospiraceae bacterium, one DNA window encodes the following:
- a CDS encoding 2-C-methyl-D-erythritol 4-phosphate cytidylyltransferase, which yields MNSIYGVVLAGGTGSRMKNDFPKQFLKLNGRSLLSHSTERMNSFPFFKSIIIVSHPKFIQETEEEVAQYLREGDRIVEGGATRHESTLSALNSISFDSSDIFVFHDAARPFFTNTEIYDVCRSATKTGASTLATNVSETVVESSNNTVISILNRNSVFLIKTPQALQMELYTEKLQNIDFTQDKEPTDLCSWTALAKVQTSIVNSNPFNIKITTKDDLNLAEKFFDLFLEWESKNPFDPKNCGGCSVRKHIQ from the coding sequence TTGAACAGTATTTATGGGGTTGTTCTCGCCGGTGGAACAGGCAGTAGAATGAAGAATGATTTCCCTAAACAATTTCTAAAATTAAACGGAAGAAGTTTACTCTCCCATTCAACCGAGAGAATGAATAGCTTTCCTTTTTTTAAATCTATTATCATAGTTTCACACCCAAAGTTTATCCAAGAAACTGAGGAGGAAGTCGCTCAATACTTACGCGAAGGAGATAGGATTGTAGAAGGTGGAGCTACAAGACATGAGTCAACATTGTCAGCTTTAAATTCTATTTCTTTCGATAGCTCAGATATATTTGTATTTCACGATGCAGCAAGACCTTTTTTTACTAACACAGAAATTTATGACGTGTGCAGATCGGCTACAAAAACCGGCGCGTCTACTCTTGCAACTAACGTATCTGAAACCGTAGTTGAATCTTCTAATAATACCGTGATATCTATCTTGAACAGAAATTCTGTCTTTTTAATCAAAACCCCTCAAGCCCTACAGATGGAACTCTATACAGAAAAACTGCAAAACATTGATTTTACGCAAGACAAAGAGCCAACCGATCTTTGTTCGTGGACTGCACTCGCCAAGGTGCAAACTTCTATCGTGAACTCAAACCCATTCAATATAAAAATTACAACCAAAGATGACTTAAATTTAGCAGAAAAATTCTTCGACCTTTTCTTAGAATGGGAAAGCAAAAATCCTTTTGATCCAAAAAATTGTGGAGGTTGTTCGGTTCGAAAACACATTCAATAA